The Winogradskyella schleiferi genome has a window encoding:
- the alaS gene encoding alanine--tRNA ligase encodes MKSQDIRSKFLNFFEGKQHLIVPSAPMVLKDDPTLMFVNSGMAPFKEYFLGNAEPKKNRIADSQKCLRVSGKHNDLEEVGYDTYHHTLFEMLGNWSFGDYFKKEAIAWAWELLTEVYGIDKDILYVTVFEGSDDDDKLEMDTEAYDIWKQYISEDRILKGNKKDNFWEMGDQGPCGPCSEIHVDIRSVEEKATVDGKTLINRDHPHVVEVWNLVFMQYNRKANKSLEPLPNKHIDTGMGFERLCMVLQGVQSNYDTDVFTPIIREIETITDKKYGINDEIDIAIRVISDHVRAVAFSIADGQLPSNTGAGYVIRRILRRAVRYGFTFLDKKEPFIYRLVDVLSKKIGEAFPELRAQKALIENVIKEEEASFLRTLDQGLVLLNRIVEDTKGDTVFGEKAFELYDTYGFPIDLTALILSEKNLKLDEKGFNKELQKQKDRSRSASETSTEDWTILIEDDVEEFIGYDTLEANVKITRYRKVTSKKDGEMYQLVFNLTPFYPEGGGQIGDKGFLQDAHGDVVYILDTKKENNVIIHLCKNLPKHLNESFKAVVSSEHRALSSSNHTATHLLHQALRTVLGDHVEQKGSLVKPKSLRFDFSHFSKVTPEQLQEIEDFVNARIEWKLPLEEQRNIPMEKAMEEGAMALFGEKYGDTVRTIRFGKSIELCGGIHVKNTSDIWHFKIVSEGAVAAGIRRIEAITNRAVRDYFSENNSAYLEMKGLLNNAKEPVKALEQLQEENSDLKKQIEGLLKDKAKNIKGELKNELTEINGIQFLAKKLDLDANGIKDVCFEMGSQFDNLFLLFGAENDGKAILSCYISKELVASKGLNAGTIVRELGKHIQGGGGGQPFFATAGGKNPSGIEAALAASKDYLS; translated from the coding sequence ATGAAGTCTCAAGACATCCGTTCTAAATTTTTAAACTTCTTTGAAGGAAAACAACATCTTATTGTGCCTTCTGCTCCAATGGTATTGAAGGATGACCCAACCTTAATGTTTGTTAATTCTGGAATGGCACCTTTTAAAGAGTATTTTTTAGGAAATGCAGAACCAAAAAAGAATAGAATTGCAGATTCGCAGAAATGTTTACGGGTTTCTGGAAAGCACAATGATTTAGAGGAAGTAGGATACGATACTTATCACCATACCCTTTTCGAAATGTTGGGCAACTGGAGTTTTGGCGATTATTTTAAGAAGGAAGCCATTGCTTGGGCATGGGAATTACTGACTGAAGTTTATGGTATAGACAAGGATATCCTTTATGTCACTGTTTTTGAAGGTAGTGATGATGACGATAAGCTTGAAATGGATACCGAAGCTTATGATATTTGGAAGCAGTATATTTCTGAAGATCGTATTTTAAAAGGTAATAAAAAAGACAATTTCTGGGAAATGGGCGATCAAGGTCCTTGTGGCCCTTGTAGCGAAATCCATGTCGATATTCGTTCGGTTGAAGAAAAAGCAACGGTTGATGGCAAGACTTTAATTAATAGGGATCATCCACATGTGGTTGAAGTATGGAATTTGGTCTTTATGCAATACAATCGTAAAGCGAATAAATCGTTAGAGCCATTGCCAAATAAGCATATCGATACAGGAATGGGATTTGAACGTTTGTGTATGGTTTTGCAAGGTGTTCAAAGTAATTATGATACCGATGTTTTTACTCCGATTATTCGTGAAATTGAGACGATTACGGATAAAAAATATGGAATCAATGACGAAATTGATATCGCCATCCGTGTGATTTCAGATCATGTGCGAGCTGTTGCTTTTTCTATTGCAGATGGGCAATTGCCAAGCAATACAGGTGCAGGTTATGTGATTCGTAGAATTTTGCGTAGAGCAGTCCGTTATGGGTTTACGTTTTTAGATAAAAAAGAACCATTTATATATCGATTAGTGGATGTATTGAGTAAAAAAATAGGCGAGGCATTTCCTGAATTGAGAGCTCAAAAAGCATTGATTGAAAACGTCATTAAAGAAGAAGAAGCCTCATTTTTAAGAACTTTGGATCAAGGTTTGGTATTACTGAACCGTATTGTTGAAGACACAAAAGGAGATACCGTTTTTGGCGAAAAGGCTTTTGAGTTGTATGATACTTATGGTTTTCCTATTGATTTGACAGCTTTAATTTTATCTGAAAAGAATTTAAAGTTAGATGAAAAAGGATTTAATAAGGAATTACAAAAACAAAAAGACAGATCGCGATCGGCAAGTGAAACTTCAACCGAAGATTGGACTATTTTAATCGAAGATGATGTTGAAGAATTTATTGGTTACGATACTTTAGAAGCCAACGTGAAAATTACGAGATATAGAAAAGTGACTTCTAAAAAAGACGGAGAAATGTACCAATTGGTGTTCAATTTAACACCATTTTATCCTGAAGGTGGTGGACAAATTGGAGATAAGGGATTTCTACAAGATGCTCATGGTGATGTGGTTTATATTTTAGATACCAAGAAGGAAAATAATGTGATTATCCATCTGTGTAAAAACTTACCTAAGCATCTCAATGAAAGTTTTAAAGCTGTTGTAAGTAGTGAGCATAGAGCCTTATCGTCTAGCAATCATACAGCGACCCATTTATTACACCAAGCCTTGAGAACTGTTTTAGGAGACCATGTGGAGCAGAAAGGCTCCTTGGTAAAACCAAAATCACTTCGATTTGATTTTTCACATTTTTCTAAAGTCACACCAGAACAGTTACAAGAAATTGAAGATTTTGTCAATGCCCGAATTGAATGGAAATTACCATTGGAAGAACAACGCAATATTCCAATGGAAAAGGCCATGGAAGAAGGCGCGATGGCATTATTTGGGGAAAAATATGGAGATACTGTACGAACGATTCGTTTTGGAAAGTCTATAGAGTTGTGTGGCGGAATTCATGTAAAGAACACTTCTGATATTTGGCATTTTAAGATTGTCTCTGAAGGTGCTGTTGCAGCAGGTATAAGACGAATCGAAGCGATTACAAACAGAGCTGTACGAGATTATTTCTCTGAAAACAATTCGGCTTATCTCGAAATGAAGGGCTTGTTGAACAATGCTAAAGAACCCGTTAAAGCTTTAGAGCAACTTCAAGAGGAAAACAGTGACCTGAAAAAACAAATAGAAGGTTTATTAAAAGATAAGGCGAAAAATATAAAAGGCGAACTAAAGAATGAGTTAACCGAAATAAATGGTATTCAGTTTTTAGCTAAGAAGCTCGATTTGGATGCCAATGGAATAAAAGATGTCTGTTTTGAAATGGGAAGTCAGTTTGATAATCTTTTCTTGTTATTTGGAGCAGAGAATGACGGTAAAGCAATATTGTCATGTTATATTTCTAAAGAATTAGTGGCCAGTAAAGGTCTAAACGCTGGAACAATTGTTAGAGAGCTAGGTAAACATATCCAAGGTGGTGGTGGTGGACAGCCTTTCTTTGCCACAGCTGGAGGTAAGAATCCTTCTGGAATTGAAGCTGCTTTGGCGGCTAGTAAGGATTATTTAAGTTAA
- a CDS encoding LemA family protein, which translates to MKKWLIPVIVIAIIAFGIYNWAVGFNNTAVEYEANAKTAWSNVESSYQRRNDLIGNLVKTVQGAADFERNTLREVIEARAKATSTTIDASNLTAENMAQFQQAQSGLSGALSKLLVSVERYPELKANQNFLELQSQLEGTENRINVARDRYNEKVNTYDIYTSKFPGSLLAGWFGFEEMPRYKADPGSENAPDVDFDFN; encoded by the coding sequence ATGAAAAAATGGCTAATTCCCGTAATTGTAATTGCAATAATTGCTTTTGGTATCTATAACTGGGCTGTAGGATTTAACAATACTGCGGTTGAATATGAAGCTAACGCAAAAACCGCTTGGTCTAATGTTGAAAGCTCCTATCAAAGGCGAAATGATTTAATTGGTAACTTAGTTAAAACGGTTCAAGGAGCAGCAGATTTTGAAAGAAACACTTTAAGGGAAGTTATAGAAGCTAGAGCCAAAGCAACATCTACGACTATTGATGCCAGTAATTTAACAGCAGAAAATATGGCGCAATTTCAACAAGCCCAAAGCGGATTAAGTGGCGCATTATCCAAGCTTTTGGTATCTGTTGAACGCTATCCGGAATTAAAAGCTAATCAGAATTTTTTAGAACTTCAGAGTCAATTGGAAGGTACCGAAAACCGCATTAATGTGGCTAGGGATCGTTATAATGAAAAAGTAAACACCTACGATATATATACGTCCAAGTTCCCAGGCTCCTTACTTGCTGGCTGGTTTGGTTTTGAAGAAATGCCAAGGTACAAAGCAGATCCTGGAAGTGAAAATGCGCCAGATGTTGATTTCGACTTTAACTAA
- a CDS encoding transposase has product MKANIKLLKKKRIYSEEFKRQIVKDFESGQFSVPQLEKLHNISNTSIYSWIHKFSTFNEKGSRVVEMKNSSAQKMKEQQARIKELEAIVGRKQIKIDYLEKLIDIAEDDLSIDIKKNSNTPQSTGSEHIKKH; this is encoded by the coding sequence ATGAAAGCAAACATTAAACTATTAAAAAAGAAACGAATTTATTCTGAAGAATTTAAACGACAAATCGTAAAAGATTTTGAATCTGGTCAATTTAGCGTGCCTCAATTGGAAAAATTACACAACATAAGCAATACATCAATTTACAGTTGGATCCATAAATTTTCTACCTTTAACGAAAAAGGTTCAAGAGTTGTAGAGATGAAAAACAGTAGTGCCCAAAAGATGAAAGAACAACAAGCCCGAATAAAAGAGCTTGAAGCCATAGTTGGGCGTAAACAGATAAAGATAGATTATTTGGAGAAGCTAATTGATATTGCAGAAGACGATTTAAGTATAGATATCAAAAAAAATTCCAACACTCCGCAATCAACTGGTTCAGAACACATAAAGAAACACTAA
- a CDS encoding MerR family transcriptional regulator, translating into MHIELPEKRYYGIGEVAKAFKVNASLIRFWEKEFDVLKPKKNAKGNRKFTPEDIKNLKFIYHLVKERGFTLEGAKTHLKEEKKQALDKFEIIEKLESIKAQLTKIKTQL; encoded by the coding sequence ATGCACATAGAACTACCGGAAAAACGATATTATGGTATTGGTGAAGTCGCTAAAGCCTTTAAAGTTAATGCATCCTTAATTCGATTTTGGGAAAAAGAATTCGATGTTTTAAAGCCAAAGAAAAACGCAAAAGGCAACCGAAAATTCACACCAGAAGATATTAAGAATCTCAAATTCATATACCATTTGGTAAAAGAACGAGGGTTTACGCTTGAAGGCGCCAAAACACATCTTAAGGAAGAAAAGAAACAGGCTTTGGATAAATTTGAAATCATCGAAAAACTCGAAAGCATAAAAGCTCAACTAACAAAAATCAAAACACAACTTTAA
- a CDS encoding TPM domain-containing protein, with amino-acid sequence MPNIENFLTSKEEAEIVEAIRIAECDTSGEIRVHIEQKCDIDVYEHALDVFHILKMDNTLQRNGVLIYVAVDNKSFVIFGDQGINNIVGADFWNSTRDKISEQFKAGNFKQGLIDGIEEAGKVLSQHFPWHHHDKDELDNTISKG; translated from the coding sequence ATGCCAAATATTGAGAATTTTCTAACTTCAAAAGAGGAAGCGGAAATTGTTGAAGCGATTAGAATTGCTGAATGTGATACTTCGGGCGAAATTCGTGTACATATAGAACAGAAATGTGACATTGACGTTTACGAACATGCACTCGATGTTTTTCATATTTTAAAAATGGATAACACCTTGCAAAGAAATGGTGTTTTAATCTATGTCGCTGTGGACAATAAATCCTTTGTGATTTTTGGCGATCAAGGCATTAACAATATTGTAGGTGCTGACTTCTGGAATTCCACGCGTGATAAAATTTCCGAACAATTCAAAGCTGGTAATTTTAAACAAGGTTTAATTGATGGCATCGAAGAAGCAGGGAAAGTTTTGTCCCAACACTTCCCTTGGCATCATCATGATAAAGATGAACTAGATAATACAATCTCAAAAGGATAA
- a CDS encoding TPM domain-containing protein, translating to MLQTKNIVFRFLLFLLLACPLVGWAQFDIPAKPEFQTSVYDGIDLLTEAQKNSLEQKLIRYSDSTSTQIVLATISSTKGEYINYLGAQWAEKWGIGQADKDNGIFILLARDDRKIGISTGKGIEHLLTDALSKRIINNDIIPYFKQNDYYGGLNRATDAIFEVLNGEYQGTRQTESEFPFEVLFFLFIIFVIFIIAISKSRGGRGGGNRGNRSDSRSILEAIILSNMGRGSYSRGSSSGGFGGFGGGSTGGGGFGGGFGGGSFGGGGASGGW from the coding sequence ATGCTCCAAACGAAAAACATAGTGTTTCGATTTTTATTATTTCTATTATTAGCATGTCCACTTGTTGGATGGGCACAATTTGATATTCCGGCAAAACCAGAATTTCAAACCAGCGTTTATGATGGTATCGACTTACTTACTGAAGCTCAAAAAAACAGTTTAGAACAGAAACTTATCCGTTATTCCGATTCTACCTCAACTCAAATAGTGTTGGCCACTATAAGTTCTACCAAAGGCGAATACATTAATTATTTGGGTGCACAATGGGCTGAAAAATGGGGCATTGGCCAAGCAGACAAAGACAATGGTATTTTTATTTTATTGGCGCGAGACGACCGTAAAATTGGTATTAGCACAGGTAAAGGCATTGAACATTTGCTTACCGACGCCTTAAGTAAGCGCATCATCAACAATGATATCATTCCCTACTTTAAACAAAACGATTATTATGGAGGACTTAATCGTGCAACAGACGCCATTTTTGAGGTCTTAAACGGCGAATACCAAGGCACACGACAAACCGAAAGTGAGTTTCCTTTTGAAGTTCTTTTCTTCCTTTTTATCATTTTCGTCATTTTTATCATAGCGATTTCTAAAAGTCGTGGTGGCAGAGGTGGTGGCAATCGAGGAAACCGATCGGACAGTAGAAGTATTCTCGAAGCTATTATTTTAAGCAATATGGGACGCGGAAGTTATTCTAGAGGATCTTCTTCAGGTGGTTTTGGAGGCTTTGGAGGCGGTTCTACTGGTGGAGGTGGTTTCGGCGGAGGCTTCGGTGGCGGAAGCTTTGGAGGCGGAGGTGCTTCTGGAGGATGGTAA
- the der gene encoding ribosome biogenesis GTPase Der, producing MSNIVAVVGRPNVGKSTFFNRLIKRREAIVDAVSGVTRDRHYGKTDWNGKEFSLIDTGGYVVGSDDVFEAEIDKQVELAIDEADAIIFMVDVESGVTGMDEDVAQLLRKVKKPVFLVVNKVDNNKRLEDAVEFYSLGLGDYFAIASINGSGTGDLLDAVVEALPEKEEIEEDELPRFAVVGRPNAGKSSFINALIGEERYIVTDIAGTTRDSIDTKYNRFGFEFNLVDTAGIRRKSKVKEDLEFYSVMRSVRAIEHCDVCMLVLDATRGFDGQVQNIFWLAERNRKGIVILVNKWDLVEKETKTAKEFEQHIRQEIAPFTDVPIVFISVLNKQRIFKAIETAVEVYNNRTKRIKTSVLNETLLPIIEHQPPPAYKGKFVKIKYIMQLPTPQPQFAFFCNLPQYVKEPYKRFLENKLRDQFDFSGVPVSVYMRKK from the coding sequence ATGAGCAATATAGTCGCTGTAGTAGGTCGTCCAAATGTAGGGAAATCGACATTTTTTAACCGTCTTATTAAAAGACGTGAAGCAATCGTTGATGCTGTCAGTGGTGTTACACGCGATCGTCATTATGGCAAAACGGATTGGAATGGTAAAGAATTTTCTTTGATAGACACAGGTGGTTATGTGGTTGGTAGCGATGATGTTTTTGAAGCTGAAATAGACAAACAAGTAGAATTGGCCATCGATGAAGCCGATGCTATAATTTTTATGGTAGATGTTGAATCTGGCGTGACTGGTATGGACGAGGATGTTGCCCAATTATTGCGAAAAGTAAAAAAGCCGGTTTTTTTAGTTGTTAATAAGGTTGATAATAATAAACGCTTAGAAGATGCAGTTGAGTTTTATTCACTTGGTTTAGGAGACTATTTTGCTATTGCAAGTATCAATGGCAGTGGCACGGGAGATTTACTGGATGCGGTGGTGGAAGCTTTGCCTGAAAAAGAGGAAATCGAAGAAGATGAATTGCCTCGATTCGCCGTAGTTGGAAGACCAAACGCTGGAAAATCGTCATTCATCAATGCATTAATAGGAGAGGAGCGCTACATTGTAACTGATATTGCTGGTACAACAAGAGATTCTATTGACACTAAATATAACCGTTTTGGATTTGAATTCAATTTGGTGGATACTGCTGGTATTCGTCGTAAATCTAAGGTAAAGGAAGATCTGGAATTTTATTCGGTAATGCGAAGCGTTAGAGCTATAGAACATTGTGATGTTTGTATGCTAGTTTTAGATGCTACACGTGGTTTTGATGGCCAAGTGCAGAATATTTTTTGGTTGGCAGAACGCAATCGAAAAGGGATTGTGATTTTGGTTAATAAGTGGGATTTAGTTGAAAAAGAAACAAAAACAGCCAAAGAATTTGAACAACATATAAGACAGGAAATTGCGCCATTTACGGATGTGCCTATCGTTTTTATTTCGGTTTTAAATAAGCAACGTATTTTTAAGGCTATTGAAACAGCGGTCGAGGTTTACAATAACAGAACCAAACGAATCAAAACAAGTGTGCTCAATGAAACCTTGTTGCCTATAATAGAGCATCAACCGCCTCCAGCATATAAAGGGAAGTTTGTAAAAATTAAATACATCATGCAACTGCCAACGCCTCAACCGCAATTTGCATTTTTCTGTAATCTACCGCAATATGTAAAAGAACCATACAAACGTTTTTTAGAGAATAAATTACGGGATCAATTTGATTTTTCAGGCGTTCCAGTAAGTGTTTATATGCGGAAAAAATAG
- a CDS encoding DUF6252 family protein, whose protein sequence is MRKFNQIMLFVMTVSLVTFTSCSSDDDGGGVGSAPSGTLVANVDGANYQSMEISSSATLANNGQNLIIIATNSDGNAFSFTIFGYSGVGTYDFDGSISTGVNVASYTETDVNLSNPQNSTTEIWQAPYENLSVGSISISEETDTNIKGTFEFTCKNVNGDQSLKTITDGSFDLQKQVTN, encoded by the coding sequence ATGAGAAAATTCAACCAAATCATGTTATTTGTAATGACAGTTTCATTAGTAACATTCACATCATGTTCTTCAGATGACGACGGAGGAGGTGTAGGCAGTGCACCTTCAGGAACTTTAGTTGCTAACGTAGATGGCGCAAATTATCAATCAATGGAGATTTCGTCTTCTGCAACTTTAGCTAATAATGGACAAAATCTTATAATCATAGCCACTAATAGCGATGGCAATGCTTTTTCGTTTACTATTTTCGGTTATAGTGGCGTTGGTACTTATGATTTTGATGGTTCAATAAGCACAGGAGTTAATGTGGCATCCTATACGGAAACCGATGTCAATTTAAGTAATCCACAAAATTCCACCACAGAAATATGGCAAGCACCTTATGAGAATTTATCCGTTGGCTCTATAAGTATTTCAGAGGAAACAGATACCAATATCAAAGGGACTTTTGAATTTACCTGTAAAAATGTCAATGGAGATCAGTCCTTGAAAACAATTACTGATGGATCGTTTGATTTACAGAAGCAAGTTACTAACTAA
- a CDS encoding IS3 family transposase, with amino-acid sequence MNQLYKTIGISKQAVNQYAKRQAVFDSRVSQLILEADDLREDHPGCGVEKMYNILDPDFIGRDRFIETMMGLGYRIKKKRNYKRTTIAGKKFYPNLIKGLRVNAPNVVWQSDITYLPLNGKHYYAVFIIDVYTKKIVGFIVSDNMRAQANVEALKMAIKENNAPEIHNSDRGSQYTYSKYIDLLVSNGTKISMSLSGLDNAYAERINRTIKEEYLDYWKPETFFQLKKCVAKAVKNYNEKRTHKSLPKMSPDNFEKYWSTLKPKNRPIMTIFNNEVNN; translated from the coding sequence ATGAACCAGCTTTATAAAACCATAGGCATCAGTAAACAAGCCGTTAACCAGTATGCAAAGCGGCAAGCGGTTTTCGATAGTCGAGTGTCTCAATTAATATTAGAGGCAGATGATCTTCGGGAGGATCATCCTGGTTGTGGAGTAGAAAAGATGTACAATATATTAGATCCGGATTTTATAGGTCGAGACCGTTTTATAGAAACCATGATGGGTCTTGGTTACAGAATTAAAAAGAAAAGGAATTATAAACGCACAACAATAGCAGGTAAAAAGTTTTATCCCAACCTAATAAAAGGTCTAAGGGTAAACGCACCAAACGTGGTATGGCAATCGGACATAACCTATCTGCCGCTCAACGGAAAACACTATTACGCTGTGTTTATAATAGATGTTTATACAAAAAAGATTGTTGGGTTTATCGTATCTGATAACATGAGAGCGCAAGCGAATGTAGAAGCACTTAAAATGGCAATCAAGGAAAATAATGCACCCGAGATCCATAACTCGGACAGGGGAAGCCAATACACTTACAGTAAATACATAGACTTACTGGTAAGCAATGGCACTAAGATAAGTATGTCTTTAAGTGGACTGGACAATGCATATGCAGAACGAATCAATAGAACTATAAAAGAAGAATATTTAGATTATTGGAAACCAGAAACCTTCTTTCAATTAAAAAAATGTGTAGCAAAAGCAGTTAAGAATTATAATGAAAAAAGAACACATAAAAGTTTACCAAAAATGAGCCCAGACAATTTTGAGAAATATTGGTCAACCTTAAAACCAAAAAATAGACCCATAATGACTATTTTTAACAATGAAGTAAATAACTAA
- a CDS encoding GSCFA domain-containing protein — MNLQTKIPFKPQRHNQIDYNSKIVLLGSCFSENIGEKFNYFKFQTKLNPFGILFHPLAIEQLITRSINKDYYSEDDLHFQNEQWSCLDVHSKLNKASKKDLLETLNSQIDVTYNQLINASHVIVTLGTSWVYRHVATDRIIANCHKLPQKQFLKELLSIEEITESLEAIITLVRDINPNVNFIFTVSPVRHIKDGYVENTLSKAHLIAAVHELLNQKSSIVNRQSYYFPSYEIMMDELRDYRFYNADMLHPNDVAIDYIWEKFKGVWISEEAIKTSGKVASIQARKAHRPFNPTSQAHQDFLTKLQSEIDDLRIKHPHISF, encoded by the coding sequence ATGAATTTACAAACAAAAATACCATTCAAGCCACAACGGCACAATCAAATAGATTACAACTCTAAGATTGTACTACTAGGCTCATGCTTTTCAGAAAATATTGGAGAGAAGTTCAACTATTTCAAGTTTCAAACTAAACTCAATCCTTTCGGAATATTATTTCATCCTTTAGCAATTGAACAACTAATTACTCGTTCCATAAATAAAGACTATTATTCTGAAGACGATTTACACTTTCAGAATGAACAATGGAGCTGTTTAGATGTGCATTCTAAATTAAATAAAGCTTCCAAAAAAGATTTATTAGAAACGCTTAATTCTCAAATTGATGTGACTTACAATCAACTCATTAATGCAAGTCATGTCATAGTAACTCTAGGAACAAGTTGGGTTTACAGACATGTAGCAACTGATAGAATTATTGCCAATTGTCATAAATTACCACAAAAACAGTTTTTAAAAGAGTTGCTTTCGATTGAAGAAATTACAGAATCGTTAGAAGCAATTATCACGTTAGTGCGAGATATTAATCCCAATGTGAATTTTATTTTTACGGTGTCGCCAGTAAGACACATTAAGGATGGCTATGTAGAAAATACATTAAGTAAAGCGCATTTAATTGCTGCTGTGCATGAGTTGCTAAATCAAAAATCTTCAATTGTGAATCGTCAATCTTACTATTTTCCGTCTTATGAGATTATGATGGACGAATTAAGAGATTATCGATTTTATAATGCTGATATGTTGCATCCAAACGACGTTGCGATAGATTATATCTGGGAAAAATTTAAAGGTGTTTGGATCAGTGAAGAGGCTATAAAGACTTCAGGGAAAGTGGCTTCAATTCAAGCAAGAAAAGCGCACCGACCTTTTAATCCAACTTCGCAAGCACATCAAGATTTTCTGACTAAACTACAGTCAGAAATTGATGATTTACGTATAAAACATCCTCACATTTCGTTTTAA
- a CDS encoding M23 family metallopeptidase: MAKVKYYYDSETLSYRKIQRKKRTTFKYVTVFLTAAALFGFLSFFIASQYIESPKERQMARELQNMELQYELINKRMDDAIAALENVEERDNAIYRLYFEANPIPTEQRRAGFGGVNRYKKYEGFDNSQLITESNKRLDILEKAIVVQSKSLDEIAKLAEDKEKFLEAIPAIQPISNVNMTRMASGYGYRTDPFTKVRKFHFGMDFTAPRGTPIYASGDGVIKRADNRSTGYGNHIRIDHGYGYISLYAHLYKYNVKVNQRVKRGDLIGYVGSTGRSEAPHLHYEVFKDGERINPINFYYGNLSAEEYDILLKKASLENQSLD, translated from the coding sequence ATGGCTAAAGTAAAATATTATTATGATTCCGAAACGCTTTCTTACCGTAAGATACAGCGTAAAAAAAGAACAACTTTTAAGTATGTAACAGTCTTTTTAACGGCTGCAGCTCTTTTTGGATTTCTGTCGTTTTTCATTGCCAGTCAATATATAGAGTCGCCAAAAGAACGTCAGATGGCACGAGAATTGCAAAATATGGAGTTGCAATACGAGCTGATCAATAAACGTATGGACGATGCCATTGCTGCTCTGGAAAATGTTGAAGAACGAGACAATGCCATTTACAGACTTTATTTTGAAGCCAATCCTATTCCAACAGAGCAACGACGCGCAGGGTTTGGCGGTGTTAACCGTTATAAAAAATATGAAGGGTTTGATAACTCTCAACTTATTACCGAAAGCAACAAGCGCTTGGATATTTTGGAAAAAGCAATAGTCGTACAATCCAAATCTTTGGATGAAATTGCCAAACTTGCTGAAGACAAAGAGAAATTTTTAGAAGCCATCCCAGCGATTCAACCCATAAGCAATGTGAATATGACACGAATGGCATCGGGTTATGGTTATCGAACCGATCCGTTTACAAAGGTTAGGAAATTTCATTTTGGTATGGATTTTACGGCGCCTCGCGGCACACCAATTTATGCTTCTGGAGATGGCGTTATTAAACGAGCCGATAATAGGTCTACTGGATATGGAAATCATATTCGTATAGATCATGGCTATGGCTATATTTCCTTGTATGCGCATTTATATAAGTACAATGTGAAAGTAAATCAGCGTGTAAAGCGTGGTGATTTAATTGGTTATGTTGGTAGTACAGGTCGTTCAGAAGCACCTCATTTACATTACGAAGTTTTTAAAGACGGAGAACGTATAAACCCAATTAATTTTTACTACGGTAATTTATCCGCCGAAGAATACGATATATTGCTGAAAAAAGCGTCATTAGAAAACCAATCCCTAGATTAA